A single region of the Gadus morhua chromosome 5, gadMor3.0, whole genome shotgun sequence genome encodes:
- the zfyve21 gene encoding zinc finger FYVE domain-containing protein 21 isoform X4 — protein MSSVPDGKKLVRSPSGLRMVPENGAFISPFCLAEPQWVPDKECPRCMQCDAKFDFITRKHHCRRCGRCFCDKCCSHKVALPRMCFVDPVRQCGACGVLSQRENEFYDKQIKILTGGAAFVVTLDSSGKSQNMTCRLANNHRYLFLDGESHLELELSRISSLQVLMEESSPGESKELAFSRLLESKFLSEGGGPRASGLLLVHRAQGSQDPMQVRLEAVEDRKEASWWLGAMHKAAKLLYEAKDQ, from the exons ATGTCTTCGGTGCCTGACGGCAAAAAGCTGGTCCGGAGCCCCAGCGGTCTTCGCATGGTCCCCGAGAACGGAGCGTTCATCAGCCCCTTCTGCCTGGCCGAACCGCAGTGGGTCCCGGATAAAGAG TGTCCCAGATGTATGCAGTGTGACGCCAAGTTTGACTTCATCACACGGAAG cacCACTGTCGGCGCTGCGGCCGGTGCTTCTGTGACAAGTGCTGCAGCCACAAGGTGGCGCTGCCGCGCATGTGCTTCGTGGACCCGGTGCGCCAGTGCGGCGCGTGTGGCGTGCTGTCCCAGCGGGAGAACGAGTTCTACGACAAACAGATCAAGATCCTCaccggag GCGCTGCCTTCGTTGTCACTCTGGACTCATCGGGGAAATCCCAGAACATGACCTGCCGACTGGCCAACAACCACAG GTACCTGTTCCTGGATGGGGAGAGCcacctggagctggagctgtCGCGTATCTCCAGCTTGCaggtgctgatggaggagtcTAGCCCAGGAG AGAGCAAGGAGCTCGCCTTCAGCCGTCTGCTAGAAAGCAAGTTCCTCTCCGAAG gtggggggccccgggccagtGGCTTGCTGCTGGTGCACCGGGCCCAGGGGTCCCAGGACCCCATGCAGGTCCGCCTGGAGGCAGTGGAGGACCGAAAGGAAGCGTCGTGGTGGCTTGGGGCCATGCACAag gcaGCCAAACTGCTTTACGAAGCAAAGGACCAATGA
- the zfyve21 gene encoding zinc finger FYVE domain-containing protein 21 isoform X5, whose translation MSSVPDGKKLVRSPSGLRMVPENGAFISPFCLAEPQWVPDKECPRCMQCDAKFDFITRKHHCRRCGRCFCDKCCSHKVALPRMCFVDPVRQCGACGVLSQRENEFYDKQIKILTGGAAFVVTLDSSGKSQNMTCRLANNHRYLFLDGESHLELELSRISSLQVLMEESSPGGGGPRASGLLLVHRAQGSQDPMQVRLEAVEDRKEASWWLGAMHKAAKLLYEAKDQ comes from the exons ATGTCTTCGGTGCCTGACGGCAAAAAGCTGGTCCGGAGCCCCAGCGGTCTTCGCATGGTCCCCGAGAACGGAGCGTTCATCAGCCCCTTCTGCCTGGCCGAACCGCAGTGGGTCCCGGATAAAGAG TGTCCCAGATGTATGCAGTGTGACGCCAAGTTTGACTTCATCACACGGAAG cacCACTGTCGGCGCTGCGGCCGGTGCTTCTGTGACAAGTGCTGCAGCCACAAGGTGGCGCTGCCGCGCATGTGCTTCGTGGACCCGGTGCGCCAGTGCGGCGCGTGTGGCGTGCTGTCCCAGCGGGAGAACGAGTTCTACGACAAACAGATCAAGATCCTCaccggag GCGCTGCCTTCGTTGTCACTCTGGACTCATCGGGGAAATCCCAGAACATGACCTGCCGACTGGCCAACAACCACAG GTACCTGTTCCTGGATGGGGAGAGCcacctggagctggagctgtCGCGTATCTCCAGCTTGCaggtgctgatggaggagtcTAGCCCAGGAG gtggggggccccgggccagtGGCTTGCTGCTGGTGCACCGGGCCCAGGGGTCCCAGGACCCCATGCAGGTCCGCCTGGAGGCAGTGGAGGACCGAAAGGAAGCGTCGTGGTGGCTTGGGGCCATGCACAag gcaGCCAAACTGCTTTACGAAGCAAAGGACCAATGA